Genomic DNA from Enoplosus armatus isolate fEnoArm2 chromosome 7, fEnoArm2.hap1, whole genome shotgun sequence:
TGACAGGTGTACCAAGCCCTGACAGCCAAGGTAGGCTCACTTTCCAAGGCTCTGTTAAAGCTTGTGTCTTCCTGTTAGATTCATACTGATGGTATTCATACTGTTTGTAGTCCCACAGCTGTCCACTCTGctggtgcagctgctgctctgcgtCCACTCCCTCCGGAGGCTGCTGGAGTGCCTGTTTGTCAGCGTTTTCTCTGATGGAGCCATACATTTGGTGCAGTATGTGTTCGGTGTGTGGTATTACGTTGTACTGGGGTTGACGGTGCTCTGTTCGGATCGTCTGGGAAAAGGTTAAACTGAACTCAGTcctctctttatttattattcatttgttctgctgtgtgatgttgatgtttgttgttgttttttataggGACTGGAAGTCTCCTCTATCAGCTGGACTGGTTTCATGTGGCTGGAAACGCACTTTTCATTGTGGCCTCACTGATGCAGCATCAATCCATGGTCCTGCTGGCCAGGCTTCGCACTGGAAAGTCAGGTAAGCTTGTGCAGTTCTGTAGGTGTTTTTGCTACCACTGGTTTCTACATAAAGACTAGACTACATAAAACAGATTGCAGAGACTTTTAAGTGTGCTTATGAGAGGAAATCGCAGCGAGCCTCATATTTGCTTTTACTGTTGTCAAAAGTGTGTTATTGTTGTGAGGTAATTTCTTTTAAACAGCACACTGATTTGAAAAATCACTGAAAAAAAGTAGAGGCATACATAATGTTCAGAGTGACATTCATGTTACATTACagctgcattcattgtttttttgttgttgttgtttgtttttctattcttttggcaggaaaacaagctgaaaacacaaatgtgacatattatcaccatgTAAAGTTGTTATTAGGAGTAAACTGTTGCAATTTAGACATCCACcaacctctgggtctgaaaagtaAAGCCAATGCacagtgccttaaacctgcattctttccaatggccagcagggggtgactccactggttgcacaaataagtcagattgtatagaagtctatgagaaaatgaccctacttctcactttctgaactgcagagttggtgatccttctctgtgggttcatcacaaTGAGCAACATCTGTCCCATTACACGTAGTCACATGATCCACATAAACAtattgattggtgcagctttaacttaaCACAGATGCATAATAACCACTGGCCTATCAATTACACAGGgactgatgtgttttctgtttgttgtcttttgggCGTCTTTCAGGAACAGTGGAGACGCTGGCTCACAGAGTGCCAAAGGGCGGCTGGTTCGAGCTGGTGTCCTGCCCGCATTACTTTGCTGAGCTGCTGATCTACGTCTCACTGAGCTTGGTTTTTGGAGGCATATCTCTCACCTGGTGGCTAATTGTCCTTTATGTGCTTTTCAACCAGGCACTGGCAGCACAGCTTTGTCATGACCTTTACATTAGCAAATATGAGTCATACCCAAGGCGCAGAAAAGCATTTATACCTTTTGTTATGtgaatggtgtgtgtttgcgttcTAGAAAAATGTCAGAGACGTAGCAGCATCTGAAGGTGTAGGAGCAAAATCCACCTCTCTCTCAGCATTGATTGACAAGGTGTTCCTGACCAAGTGAAACTGCTCAATAGCCAACAGGACAATACTGAATGGAGCTGAATGTGGGGCATGGCAATGCTGCAGAAACATTCTTCCACAGCAAAGGTCTCTTCAGGTGAGAGGTGAGCCGTTTCTTACAGACTGATGTGAAGAAATGAGGAATGTCACCGCAAATCCCTTGTTCAGTacaacatcttgtttttgttgtaatgaGGTACATTCATgtaataatgacacatttttctatTACAACAAACAAACGTATCTCATTGTAACATAAGATAAGTTATgttgttaaaaaataataagaagaaagaaaaatgtaaatcagaGAAACTGAGGCTTTGACTGAATATTTTCCCTGTTATAGCCACATATAAAATCTTCTATTTGTAACAGCATACCAGTGGGAAGTGTTTTGTTAAAGTAAGTGGATATATCGTGATAACAAGAGAAATATCATAAGTATATtgtgacacaaaataaatattaatatgagAAACTGAGCATTATTCTCATGGAGGCAATGGCAATATCCTGCTGTTGTACAAACAGTGggaagttgttttgttttttaatacatatttcaaactacaacataaaatcaagtttaatttaataaaaggaaAACTAAGCATGGGAGTGGCatcagtttcatgtttaattacTTTGTGtatactttttaaatttaattattttgccTATTTGCCTGTTGGGTATATTTGGAGTGTGCACTAGGATTTGAGAAATGATGGCGATGTATTAAATTTTCAACCTTTGGCCGAAAAACTGATTAAATAACTgatacaattattttaattgttaaaGTGTACAGAGCACATGCATTtttgtatattaatatttattgtaaaataatcACAGATCATTCAGATTTTTGAAGTGGTTAGAGGTTCTTGCAACCActgaataaacatttaacaagtaGTTGGTACATTTGCATTTGAAGGGTTATTACATTTAAGTCTTTTTAATTAGTGTATTTTATGGCCTGTGGTGTCATTCCACCTACCATGATAGCTTGGTCGCTTTTTTCCTTGTATGTCTTTCAAGCATTGAACTCATTTTCAACTATAGCTGCATGAAGTTGTTACTGACAAGAAGACTGTCCAATCACTGAGCTGTCCTGTGAGCACGTCATCCTATAATCTGACGTCAGTCTTTTTACCGCCCAATCAGCTCTTTCGTTTGGTCCTAAACGCGGCAGCAAGATTCTAACTTCCGCCCTGAGTTGGCTCGGTCGGTTTGATCGTGACGTGTATTGCCGAGGAGTTCCTCATAATGTGTAGGTTGCTAATATGAAGTTAGCCAGTTTTGTTGCCGATGATATTAAGTGATTTGCGGAAGACATATTAAAGCGTGAACTGTCGTTGGTCGGTGTTTTGGAAGCAATAATGCCTCTCATAGTCCGCGGAGGAGACGGACGGGCTGATAGAAATGTGATGTGCGTCTTGTTTCCGCTCGCCGCCGTGTTTTTGTTGTCGGTCGGAGTTGCTGCTGTTCCAGAGGAGCACAAAGCAGCTGTCAAAGAGCAACCCCCACAAGAGGTAAGAGCTTCAACTTCATTATTACCAATTAAACCTTTTATTGTCGTCGGTTTTGACGCcggtgctgcagctgcttcttAGCGCCTCCGAGCTAGCACATGCTAACTGTGGCACATATCACACCGTGTTCCGGGTGTAGCGTTAGCGCAAGTGGGTAAAGTTAGTCTTTCATCTCTAAATATGGCTGGCAAAGCAAATATTTTAAGGAAAGTAAAGATAAATACGTTTTGGTGGTAGCATGAGCGGGCCACGCGGTCATAATGTTGCCATCAGACcgtttacattttaaataatgttcTTAAGCCAATCGGCCCCGATATTAAGCTAGCCAGGACAGTTTGACTTTTAATACAAACTGTGTGTAACTTAGCTGACTGtcgctgtgtgtttcttttctttgcagaaaGCTTCAAGTCCCCTTCCAGTGGGCCCAGTGATTTCTGAAGATGATTCCAGCAAAGGAAACCTGGGTTTCATCCATGCCTTTGTGGCCTCTATCTCTGTCATCATCGTGTCTGAGTTGGGAGACAAGACATTTTTCATTGCAGCCATCATGGCCATGCGTTACAACCGTCTCACCGTCCTGGCAGGCGCTATGCTGGCCCTGGGACTCATGACTTGTCTCTCTGGTTCGTAGAAGTGGATATTTTGGTTTTTCATGCAACTGTAATGTAGagttcttcctccatctcctcactgAGTAATAATGCAGTAATTGTTGTATCCACCTCCTCCAGTGCTGTTTGGGTATGCCACCACCATCATCCCGAGAATCTACACATACTATGTGTCCACCGCTCTGTTTGCCATTTTTGGCGTTCGCATGCTTAGAGAGGGGCTGAGAATGAGTCCCGATGAAggccaggaggagctggaggaggtgcaggCAGAGATCAAGAAGAAGGATGAAGAGGTAAGCcaatgtttttactttaaaacctAGAAAGAAACTCAAGTAGTACAACCCCATGGTGACAATAAGTAAACATACATAATTTATATAAGCAGGCACATAAACGCCCTGAGTGTGGGTACCGTTTCTCTTACTCGCTGAGTTTATCAGCAGGGAAGCACGAGATCTTGTGCCACTTGCACAGGCAAAGAGGAAATACTGAAACGGATGAATTTCATGTGTCAGCCTGAAGATTTAAATGGGaaatttaattaatgaattcatcCAAATATAATGCGTTGACTCATTTTTACTACTCTTACCAGGGGCatgttttaaaaattaaaaatttgagCTGTATTGAAGCTGTTTCTTATCACCAGGCTGCATGGGAGTACAGAGGTTTTACTGTTCCAACCGCAGCTGTTATGGGTTAGTAAGTAAATAAGTATGAATCAAAGGTGTCCCAGATAATTAACCAAACCTCTGATCAAATCTTAAATTGTGTCCTGTCAAGTAAGTGAACCCTGGCATTTTTATGCGTACTGCTTGAAAAAGagtgaaacataaaacagtCTTCTGTTGTCTGTCCAGCTCCAGCGGTCCAAGCAGATCAATGGGAGTCCAGATGTGGAGGCTGGATCAGGGACTACCGTGCCTCAGGGAAAGTGGCACAGCTTCATCTCACCTATCTTCATCCAAGCCCTCACCCTCACCTTCCTGGCAGAGTGGGGGGACCGCTCGCAGCTGACCACCATTATTCTAGCTGCCCGGGAGGTTTGTTACATTCATTCTAAGGGacactgttgtgtgtttaaataCCATATAATATATCTTAAAGTATAAAGAGTGTCTGAATTTTCACCTTGGGTGGCCCCAGTGCAAAACAAATCCTTTATCTTTTTCAGCCATACCACAAATGGCAAGTTGCCCCTCCCTGCTGTGTTAATACActgttgattaaatatttagGAGAGGGAAAGTATAATTTTCTGTAACATCAACATGAAAGGCACTATTTTAAATTTCCAGGATCCATTTGGAGTTGCAGTGGGTGGTACACTTGGACACTGTTTGTGTACAGGACTGGCTGTGATAGGAGGGAGAATGATCGCCCAGAAAATATCTGTCAGAACAGGTAAGATCGTGGTTTTTGTTGGGGGGGTTTTAAAGCAGATTTGTTATCTATTTTCATGATTACAGTCCATCCTTGTAATGCACTATTCTCAAATTATATCTGTTGAAGAAGCAAGtcactgtaaaacacaatgGATCTCATTCTTGACACAGATGAGATCTTAACTTAACTTACACACAGAATAAGAACAGGATTATATAGGATTCATCCGTATTGAATTATTTACAAGATGTTCGTAGGTAATAACCGAATTTATAAGTGGCAAGGACCACCGCTAAACGACAGTACAGATCATGTtgagaaaataagaataaaatgtataatactAACATAActatatttttttcttgttttgcttcCACAGTAACAATCATTGGAGGGATTGTTTTTCTGGCGTTTGCCTTCTCTGCCCTGTTCATCAAGCCAGAAGCTGGATTTTAATTGGACGAAAGACTTTCAGGTTTACTCTGTACATACGTGTAAAATTTGGTTAAGTTGCTGTAGAGAGACTGTAGTTTTGACTCTGTTTGTGTCCAACAGAAAGCGTGACAGGCTAAACAGAGAGCTAAagtctcctcctcatctcctaGCCACATACAGTCTGTTTCCACATTCTTTTGTTGGCATTAAATAACATTTCCCAAGAGTCTTGGCCTGTGGTACACATCAAAGCCTTGTGGGAGGAGTAGATGTTGACTGCTAACTAACCAATGTTTTATCTTCGATTCACATTTAACCAGGAAACCTCTCAGAAAGTCTGAAGTAAAAAATCTCAATGAGAAGAAAACACGGAGTTAAAGAGGCTGGctaggagaggagggggggggggtgtagctCTCTATAAGAGCTTTATTCTCGTCACaaagtgtgtgagaaaaagaagacTGGATTGTTACTGATTGCTGCCCATCTCTAAAACCTTCTGTGGCTCAGAAACGGAGCCAGACGTGCAGTACTTCCCTCCCATTTAGCCATCTCAGTTAGACACCAAGTCTGTTAAAtatctttgcctttttttgtttttaaatgttgaatgggttggtttttttttttttttgtctatttaaCGTGAGCCCAAGTGCTGTCGGGTGACTGTTGACTGAATAGTAACCCAGGACCGAGCTGCCAGTTTCCTCCTCTCAGGAGTTGGCTTGGTTGTTTATACCACCTTCCTCTCCGAGTATCACCTAAAGTCACATAATAAGTGAGCCTACTTTATGTAAGATTTTAATTTCCCGCTGCGAGGGAAACCACTGAAAACAGAACCGACAGCACATAATTAAGCAGTTTTTGACATCTGATTTAAGTTGAGATTTTATTTGAGGCAGAGCTGTCATCGACACATGACGGCGTTTCAGCGAGACAGAGACCTGAACCACTAGAATACCTCTGTGTCCAGGTGTCGCCATACCTGTGTAGGTGCAGTACCCAGAGAGCTACGCCGCAACTTATAATGGCTTATGTGCGCCTCTTCAAAATGCTACTCACGTGTTGGAGATATTGATCGGGGTACGTCATATTCTATATAACAAAACGTGGATCATGTTGAACAAAGGCTAGTAGTCGCCTCCACAGATTCTCCCACAGGTTCACTCTTCCTCATTGATTAAAGCCATGTGCAGTGTGAACCTCGCTGCCTCCACTGTTGCTGCCCCGAATCACAAAACCAACGACTACATCAGGTACAGAATGACAGCCACCACCGTGTAATTTATCCTACTCTAAACAGTATGAGTCACTCCTTCTGCCATAAGCAGCTGTGTTGTAGTTACAGTGACACCTGAACACGGCAATGTAATTTCACCTTTTATTTAAAGTGGTTTCTATTTATTTAgcttcatttctttccttttttaagcACATGTACTGTAGAAACAGGATGGGTGGGAGAGGTCACTATTAACAAGGaatggaaatatttttttaagtgaacAGGCTAAAGCTGCATTGTCAATATTTGACAGGCTGTGCCCAGCTGTGAAATACTTCTGTTTGTGATACAGGTTGGTTGAAATGCCTATGAATCTGAAATGCTCAATAAAGATGTTTCATGTGTTGTCTGATTTCTAAACCAGTCATTTGTTCTGTGTTGAGCTGAGTGGCTGAATGGACGTCCTCAGAAAACCATAAAATAAAGGTAATAAAGACAACTACATTCAACAGAACACCAGAGACGTttcattacagttttattttgaaattgaagGGGAGCAAACGATTGATACATTTGCTGTAAAAGGTTATGTTTTAATTTATGAATGGTTTGGCTCAGGAAATAAATGCAGGGCAGCAGACACGGCTGTGAAAAGTGCTTTTAGCACTAATTCATGAATTACGGAGCAGTATGTGACCAATGTTTGATctaagtttatttatttaactggTGTGTGGCCTAAAGCTGATCAGCAGGTGGCAGTAGTGGGTGTGAAGAGTGCAAAATTAATCCTCCATCCTGGAGCCTCACAGCAGGAGAAgataaactgaacatctttccATTGCAGGGGTAAATCCACAGTGAAGCGAGGAGGCCAGAAAATCCTAAATGTGTTATTGGTACTGAAAGTCACTTCCTGAATTAGCAAAGTATCAAAAACgtggtaccactttctaatatgGCCATCTTTTAAGAGTTCTGAGTTGTAACTAATGTCTTTATTAGTGGTTAATCAATGATTTACTAAAGCTTCATTGAAGAAAAAAGAGCTGATACGATTTATCAACTAAACAATTAGTCAATCGACTAAAGCAaaaatcagcaactatttttataatttaattaatcagtaatttttcaagcagaaatgtattTGCTTAACCAGCTTCTACAATATGAGGCTGCCTTTCTCTTCTGCTTTgtattattgtaaattaaatattttaggACATAAGACACTTGAAGATGTTACCTTGAGCTCTGAGAAACTGCTATGGGCGTTACtagatttattcatttaatagATTAATAGAAAATAAGTGTCAGattaatgaacaaaaataatttctgCCCTGTTACAAGGTCACTTCCAGATGCCAGGTTGTTCAATATTCCACCAGGTGTTTACCCTTTGGATTTGgtaataatgcaataataaatgttaataaggcattaataaagcatttgaatccatcaagtctgcagttgTAAGTGCTACAGATTTTTCCCCCAGATCGTTTTTATAATAGAAATAAATGGTCTAACAGGCCAAAGGGAGTTGTCACAGCCTGGCAACCCAAATGTTGTTCTTATTAATAGTTTATAAAGCATTAGTTAACTATTTACTAActgttaataaatacattagTTATATttaactatatatgtatataaacatatacagGGAGCTTTTTAGGAAAGTGGTACCAAACATTTCGGACGATACCCAGCCCGACCTCTCCGGGCTGAAACGTTAACGGTGACGTCAGAGCAGGTGCGGTGAACACCTGCTCTGACATCACTGAATCAGGTGTGACCAGGATCTGTGGGATTCAGTGTGGATTAACCCTTTAATAACATCGGGTGTACTGCGGCAGTAAATTTCATGAGCCAAACAATAACGCCACACAAATATgaactgaaaacagagagagaacaccaATAGACATTCAGAGTTTCTAGTGTGTACATCAGAACTACACAACATTTAACACAATGCACTGTGTCCTTTCATTTAGGGCTCGCCTTCTGGGGTTTCCCGCTCTTTGGataacaaaacatttccccCTCATGTTTTTGTGACTTGGCAATGACCGACTAATAACTTTAGTGTCGTCTTTTAAAATGCTCGAAGCTTCAAAACCCTTGAATTTGATACAAAGTCTTTGCATAACCATAAACCAACAAGTAACCAGCTCTTTCTGAGGGGGGGAAATAAGTCCAAcagtctttgtgtgcatgtcacAGTTCGTTTAGATCCTTCATGTTCCttgatttttatgttttaacatttaaaagcagaGCCGTTACTGTGTTTGATGTCGTGTATGTATGCTAGCTCAATGAGGTCTATTCCGGcaaatagaaaaataattgAGTTCTCTTATTTACTTTATGTCCTATCGTACATTGTGCAAAGTCTCTCACAGCCACACGTCTCCTCATGCAAAATATTCGTGTTAATGATATTTAATTACATTCTTGAAGGTTTATTGCACCACTTGTATCACGTTCCAAAGTGCTGTTTGCATGTAGCACGGGACCAGGTCCACTCTATAGGTTTTAAGCTGAGAACTGTTGTGTGTCTTGTTTATATATTGATATGTGTTGCTGCATCTCAACTTAATctaagaggaagagagagaggagtgctTTATAAAAGGTCCAGACTATGAGGTCTATAGTCTACCTATACTCTAACTAGATGCAGTCTTTATAGGACTTTATGCAGCACGGAAACAGCTCAGTTTAGAGAACAGGTattagggactgtatgaaaagtattagagggggaggtggagtccgaaaagaggggagggttatgtattttctttctgggggctgaaatattttttcagaaaaaaatgtttcttctaAAACATGCCTTTTTAGGGTGCCATGGATCATAAAGACCAATTACATAAATATGATGCAAGCCAAATGTACTCTGTAATGAGTGATTAGAAATTTAAATTCACAATGGGAGCAATTCCCTAATAAAGTGACACTTACTAAACATTTGAAACAGACAATGACAACTTTGGAGTTAAATTGAATCACCATAATGCCAAGGAGGAAACTAGGTTTGAAAGAACTTAAAACAAATTTTCTACATGTTCAAACACAATCTGAGCTGGCCTTCACGCGGCTTATAACTGTGGAACTTAAACCATGCACAACTTCTATGGTGCATCACTCACATTTTGCACAGAGGGTGAATAATGTTTTACTCTTTCAGCGCTTCACACAGACTCAAATAAACTCAAACTATTGGACTCCATTATGAACATCATATTCGAACATTACGAGATGCACACGCTATCATCAGACACCGTGagacaatggatcacatgactacttgtaccTGAAAGTCGTCGCTCACAGTGATGAactcacccaactctgcagtttttttttagcatctttcagctcagttttggttttcaggcccaactttactgttttgtttcactctcagtattgttttcagtggaaaatcTTTTAAATCCTGCCCAGCACcaatcagcagacagacaaaattagcaactagctggtgaacatagtggagcatttggcagctaaaagagccagatatttccctcaggagttggtggagaccaaaaacagagctaaaaggagagaaTATTAAACTTACATTTGTCGGgtagacacaaacatgactctaaatgaaagctaatgttgctccgtatctgctggatgtgtaaataagcgaCGGTTATAACTGCTATATCAACGTAGAAAggtgatatgtcagtgttacgttcacagcttgtttccgctgccccccaAATGGCTAAAAATCGATTATTGCAGGTTCAAGTGAGGGTGAGTGAAAATGCAAAGAGGTTTTAGATGAATTAGCTTAAGTAATGCAGCTGCTTTATGAAAGCATGACAGAGAACCACAAAGCAAAGTTCTCACGAGACAAACGAGCTACTTCTGACCACTAAACACGGGTTAGTAACTACGAGAATGAAATTGCAGATGACTGGCCTCTGTCTGCCTGATTTCAGAGATATGAGGGGACCTCGGTGTCGAGCCACTGCTTCTCCAAGAGCTAGTCAAGGTGGTTTGGGACTCGCACAGGGCCGACTGGAAGTCCCCCAGAAAGAACTGGAGGGGGACGTCTGGATTGCTCTCCTAACCCTGTTGACCCAGATAAGAAGCTAAATGTCGGATGGATGAGCAGACGGCCAATGAGGAAGTAATTTGATTAGCCCCATGCTAACACAAATCATTTCACTCAAGCTTAGTGTGAGAATATTAGCCACAGGTGAAGAGGTCTGAcgtcacatttttaaaatgtcactataTTTTAAAGGATGAATATTTATAGACTTAATGCACCCTCTTTTTCATGCAGGCATTATGGATGGCTCTGAAGTGAAGGGATCTCAGCAGAAGTGCTAAAAATTAACAAATAAGAATATGAAGGATTACGTTGGCAAATCTTATTGTTGCATATATTTAGCTTAACCTTGGTGGTCTTCATTCACAATACTTGGCTCAAGTTGAGTTTAGTCTTTAGTGTGCAGATTTTAAACACATCttaaaaagcttaaaaatactttaaaacatttctctatcattttgacaatattaTGAAATTCTGTGAAAAAATGGGTCAAGGATTAAACAAACTGTGACACAACAAGCAGCATCGGCATTGTCTgctatgcagacacacaaacgcatCCCATAGGAGGAAGGAAGTCTGTGAAAATATCAGCCACTGAGCATTTTAAGATCTTTTTTTCGTAGAGTACTAGAAAAAAAGCATATTCAAAGCTGCAAATAACAgactgcatttcatttcatgcatcatataaaatattagttctttctttttcattgtaTTTACATAATATATTACACATGATGTTCTGTACAGTAAAAGTTCTACACCACAttcttaaaaatattttctgacccataattatttttacatgaaaaacaagaataggagaaaacatccaaaacaaacaagcatctGGCTGTTCTGCAGGACGTCCTTGAAGCTCGAGAGAAGCTTCACTGCATAAAATAATCTTGTGAGGGTGactagagcacacacacacacacacacacacacacacacacacacacacactaaaaca
This window encodes:
- the srd5a3 gene encoding polyprenal reductase, yielding MIGSSVGLSLTDVLWSFLALCFLVAFCAHKISPYLPRKYEICRLYVLFQDLIRYGKTKQNLKRDDWLRVFDVPKRWFWHFYAISVGWNGLLLALYLKFIFQHRSYPSWLTGTLDILTGVPSPDSQVPQLSTLLVQLLLCVHSLRRLLECLFVSVFSDGAIHLVQYVFGVWYYVVLGLTVLCSDRLGKGTGSLLYQLDWFHVAGNALFIVASLMQHQSMVLLARLRTGKSGTVETLAHRVPKGGWFELVSCPHYFAELLIYVSLSLVFGGISLTWWLIVLYVLFNQALAAQLCHDLYISKYESYPRRRKAFIPFVM
- the tmem165 gene encoding putative divalent cation/proton antiporter TMEM165, with amino-acid sequence MPLIVRGGDGRADRNVMCVLFPLAAVFLLSVGVAAVPEEHKAAVKEQPPQEKASSPLPVGPVISEDDSSKGNLGFIHAFVASISVIIVSELGDKTFFIAAIMAMRYNRLTVLAGAMLALGLMTCLSVLFGYATTIIPRIYTYYVSTALFAIFGVRMLREGLRMSPDEGQEELEEVQAEIKKKDEELQRSKQINGSPDVEAGSGTTVPQGKWHSFISPIFIQALTLTFLAEWGDRSQLTTIILAAREDPFGVAVGGTLGHCLCTGLAVIGGRMIAQKISVRTVTIIGGIVFLAFAFSALFIKPEAGF